A stretch of the Clostridium botulinum genome encodes the following:
- the nifS gene encoding cysteine desulfurase NifS, with protein MDKKIYMDYSATTYTKPEVLKEMLPYFTENYGNPSSLYTLSDLNRKAINIARSRVAKAINAEVDEICFTSGGCESDNWALKGVAFSRKNKGNHIITTSIEHHAILNSCKFLEKNGFEVTYLPVNEEGLVNPEEIKNAITDKTILVSIMFANNEIGTIQPIKEIGAICKENKVLFHTDAVQAVGHIPVDVKEMNIDLLSMAAHKFYGPKGVGALYIRRGVRIENLIHGGGQERNRRASTENIAGIVGMGKAIEMAINEMPQESKRLEVLRDKLIKELSEKIPYAKLNGPEGDKRLPGNVNISFIGIEGETLLLDLDYIGVYASTGSACASNDLSASHVLLSIGLDHGVAHGSLRLSLGETNNDDEINYVIENLPKIIKRRRDMSPYWEEFLKEKGER; from the coding sequence ATGGATAAAAAAATTTATATGGATTATTCAGCAACAACATATACTAAACCAGAAGTACTAAAGGAAATGCTTCCTTATTTTACAGAGAATTATGGAAATCCATCTTCTTTGTATACTCTTTCAGATTTAAATAGAAAAGCAATAAATATTGCAAGAAGTAGAGTTGCTAAAGCTATCAATGCTGAAGTTGATGAAATATGTTTTACAAGTGGTGGATGTGAATCTGATAACTGGGCACTTAAAGGAGTAGCATTCTCAAGAAAAAATAAAGGAAATCATATAATCACTACTTCTATAGAGCATCATGCTATATTAAATAGTTGTAAATTTTTAGAAAAGAATGGATTTGAAGTAACTTATTTACCAGTAAATGAAGAAGGATTAGTGAATCCAGAAGAGATAAAAAATGCTATTACAGATAAAACAATATTGGTTTCTATCATGTTTGCAAATAATGAAATTGGGACAATACAGCCTATAAAAGAAATAGGAGCCATTTGTAAAGAAAATAAAGTATTATTCCATACAGATGCGGTTCAAGCTGTAGGACATATTCCTGTTGATGTAAAAGAAATGAACATAGATTTACTTTCTATGGCAGCTCATAAATTTTATGGTCCTAAAGGTGTAGGAGCACTTTATATAAGACGTGGGGTTAGAATCGAAAATTTAATCCACGGTGGTGGTCAAGAAAGAAATAGAAGAGCAAGTACAGAAAACATAGCAGGAATAGTAGGTATGGGTAAGGCTATAGAGATGGCTATAAATGAAATGCCACAAGAATCAAAGAGATTAGAAGTTCTTAGAGATAAATTAATTAAAGAGCTTAGTGAGAAAATACCTTATGCAAAATTAAACGGACCAGAAGGCGATAAAAGACTTCCTGGAAATGTTAATATTAGTTTTATTGGTATAGAAGGTGAAACACTATTACTTGATTTAGACTATATAGGTGTTTATGCATCTACAGGAAGTGCATGTGCATCAAATGATTTATCAGCTTCACATGTATTGCTTTCAATAGGATTAGATCATGGTGTGGCACATGGTTCATTAAGATTAAGTTTGGGCGAAACTAATAATGATGATGAGATAAACTATGTTATAGAAAATCTCCCTAAAATAATTAAAAGAAGAAGAGATATGTCACCTTATTGGGAAGAATTTTTAAAAGAGAAAGGGGAAAGATAA
- a CDS encoding RrF2 family transcriptional regulator: protein MKLSTKGRYGVRAMVDLAINYGESPVSIKSIAGRQNISELYLEQLFSPLRKAKLIKSVRGAQGGYVLNKHPKEISVSDIIDVLEGPIEISSCIDSGECNNIEVCPTRLLWEKIKNSIDEVIQSITLQDMANDYKRLKNRSVKNG, encoded by the coding sequence ATGAAGTTATCTACAAAAGGAAGATATGGTGTGCGAGCTATGGTTGATTTAGCTATAAATTATGGTGAATCACCAGTTTCTATAAAAAGTATAGCTGGAAGACAAAATATATCAGAATTATATTTAGAACAACTCTTCTCTCCACTTAGAAAAGCAAAATTAATAAAAAGTGTAAGGGGAGCACAAGGAGGATATGTTTTAAATAAACATCCAAAAGAAATTAGTGTTTCAGATATAATAGATGTTTTAGAAGGACCAATTGAGATTTCATCTTGTATAGATTCAGGAGAATGTAATAATATAGAGGTTTGTCCTACTAGATTATTATGGGAAAAGATAAAGAATAGTATAGATGAAGTAATACAATCTATAACTCTACAAGATATGGCTAATGACTATAAAAGGTTAAAGAATAGGAGTGTAAAGAATGGATAA
- a CDS encoding EAL domain-containing protein: MQNNINIKQIIEDKNLQLTFEPVVSIIKQSIIGFKVSSVGCYKNEEFISIDKLMKVAEKDNLSIELDRLYREKAVEIFAGIYSKNKELLLFININASLISKFVGSGIIMELIDVYNINPENIVLEIVEDKVDDIEGLRNFINFYRSKGFLVSLSDIGYGLANLDKISYVEPDIIKISGVITENISSDYYKQEIFKALVNLSKNIGALVIGDGIKSNIESLTAMELGADMLGGSHFGNCEIINDEFIVNAQDNIVKIAKEYENYMMEKAKLEKHRYKNYEKVIKKVIQELSITDEEELDDKLSKIIDSYDDFECIYLLNEKGVQITDTFTYYKNMMPQKALIFSPAKKGTKHSLKKYYYFLKNMALRKYVTEPYISLATGNLCITISSVFEGINNKKYILCIDFNPNDISL, from the coding sequence ATGCAAAATAATATAAATATAAAACAAATAATTGAAGATAAAAATTTACAACTTACATTTGAACCTGTAGTATCTATAATTAAACAATCTATAATAGGATTTAAAGTTTCAAGTGTTGGATGTTATAAAAATGAAGAATTTATTTCTATAGATAAATTAATGAAAGTAGCGGAAAAAGATAATTTATCAATAGAATTAGATAGATTATATAGGGAAAAAGCTGTAGAAATATTTGCGGGTATATATTCAAAAAATAAAGAGTTACTTTTATTTATAAATATAAATGCATCTCTTATATCCAAATTTGTTGGTTCGGGAATAATAATGGAATTAATAGATGTATATAATATAAATCCAGAGAATATTGTTTTAGAGATTGTTGAAGATAAGGTTGATGATATAGAAGGACTTAGAAACTTTATAAATTTTTATAGAAGTAAAGGATTCTTAGTTTCATTAAGTGATATAGGATATGGATTGGCTAATCTAGATAAAATATCATATGTGGAACCAGACATTATAAAAATAAGTGGAGTTATAACAGAAAATATATCTAGTGACTACTATAAGCAAGAAATATTTAAAGCGTTAGTTAACTTATCTAAAAATATAGGAGCACTAGTTATAGGCGATGGAATAAAAAGTAATATAGAGTCTTTAACCGCTATGGAGCTTGGAGCAGATATGCTTGGAGGATCTCATTTTGGTAATTGTGAAATAATAAATGATGAATTTATAGTAAATGCTCAAGATAATATAGTAAAAATAGCAAAAGAATATGAAAACTATATGATGGAAAAGGCAAAATTGGAAAAGCATAGATATAAAAATTATGAGAAAGTAATTAAAAAAGTTATACAGGAATTATCAATTACAGATGAAGAAGAGCTTGATGATAAGTTAAGTAAAATAATAGATTCTTATGATGATTTTGAGTGTATATATTTACTTAATGAAAAGGGTGTTCAAATTACAGATACATTCACATATTATAAAAATATGATGCCTCAAAAAGCGCTGATTTTTTCACCGGCTAAAAAGGGAACTAAACATTCTTTAAAGAAATATTATTATTTCTTAAAAAATATGGCATTAAGAAAGTATGTAACTGAACCATATATATCTTTAGCAACGGGTAATTTATGTATTACTATATCATCAGTTTTTGAAGGCATTAATAATAAAAAATATATATTATGTATAGATTTTAATCCAAATGATATAAGTTTATGA
- the mnmA gene encoding tRNA 2-thiouridine(34) synthase MnmA, translated as MNKKVAIGLSGGVDSSVAAYLLKEKGYDLIGITMKVSDVDVSEDAAKVAEKLDIPYHILDLRDEFKNRVIDNFADEYLQGRTPNPCAMCNKYIKFGVLLEKAKKLGADYIATGHYARVEEHNGRYLVLNAKDDKKDQTYMFYSLTQDVLKHILMPCGEYTKVQIREIARNLGLEVHDKKESMDICFIPDNDHGKYIQGLECKDRIKPGNFVDKEGNILGKHKGLIYYTIGQRKGLGLSLGKPGFVIDIIPEKNEVVVGDESEIFNSGLIAKDVNFIPFDLLENPMEVQAKIRYSTTKSKATIIPFEDGKIKVMFDDKQRAITKGQRVVFYIQDMLVGGGTIEDIVK; from the coding sequence ATGAATAAAAAAGTAGCTATAGGATTAAGTGGGGGAGTTGACAGTTCTGTAGCAGCATATCTTTTAAAAGAAAAAGGATATGATTTAATAGGCATAACAATGAAAGTATCAGATGTTGACGTTTCAGAAGATGCTGCAAAAGTTGCAGAAAAATTAGATATACCATATCATATTTTAGATTTAAGAGATGAATTTAAAAATCGTGTTATAGATAATTTTGCCGATGAATATTTACAAGGAAGGACACCTAATCCTTGTGCTATGTGCAATAAATATATTAAGTTTGGTGTATTGTTAGAGAAAGCGAAAAAATTAGGTGCTGATTATATAGCTACAGGACATTATGCAAGAGTTGAAGAGCATAATGGTAGATATTTAGTTTTAAATGCTAAAGATGATAAAAAAGATCAAACATATATGTTTTATAGCTTAACACAAGATGTTTTAAAGCATATATTAATGCCTTGTGGAGAATATACTAAGGTACAAATAAGAGAAATTGCTAGAAATTTAGGTTTAGAAGTTCATGATAAAAAAGAAAGCATGGATATCTGTTTTATACCAGATAATGATCATGGAAAATATATTCAAGGTTTAGAATGTAAAGATAGAATTAAACCTGGTAATTTTGTAGATAAAGAAGGAAATATATTAGGAAAACACAAAGGATTAATATATTATACTATAGGACAAAGAAAGGGACTTGGATTATCACTTGGTAAACCTGGATTTGTTATAGATATTATTCCAGAAAAAAATGAAGTAGTTGTTGGAGATGAGTCCGAAATTTTCAATAGTGGACTTATTGCAAAAGATGTTAATTTTATTCCATTTGATTTATTAGAAAATCCAATGGAAGTTCAAGCTAAAATAAGATATTCAACAACTAAAAGCAAGGCTACTATAATACCTTTTGAAGATGGAAAAATTAAAGTTATGTTTGATGATAAACAAAGAGCAATAACTAAAGGTCAAAGAGTTGTTTTCTATATTCAAGACATGTTAGTAGGCGGAGGAACTATTGAAGATATAGTTAAATAA
- a CDS encoding MBL fold metallo-hydrolase: protein MYINKVGSRGYVFTFDELKNTEFDCTTNVYLIDGNRHIFICDTFLGPKYMKEVKKFIDEHLKSKPIIVFNSHCDWDHIWGNCFFKENLIITHVKCRQNINKYALDEFVKYNMFHEDNVGIVVPNLTFNDKICFDEDMVEFFYSPGHTECSASCLDIKDNILFVGDNVESPKPYLTCNNTKKYIETLEYYIKINANVIIPGHGDIANNDLVNKNLYYIKSIKEI from the coding sequence ATGTATATAAACAAGGTTGGATCAAGGGGATATGTTTTTACTTTTGATGAACTAAAAAATACAGAATTTGATTGTACTACAAATGTATATTTGATAGATGGTAATAGACATATTTTTATTTGTGATACTTTTTTAGGGCCTAAATACATGAAAGAGGTAAAAAAGTTTATTGATGAACATTTAAAAAGTAAACCTATTATAGTATTTAATTCTCACTGTGATTGGGATCATATATGGGGAAATTGTTTTTTTAAAGAAAATTTAATTATAACTCATGTAAAATGTAGACAAAATATAAATAAATATGCATTAGATGAGTTTGTAAAATATAATATGTTTCATGAAGATAATGTAGGTATAGTAGTTCCTAATTTAACTTTTAATGATAAAATATGCTTTGATGAAGATATGGTTGAGTTTTTTTATTCGCCAGGACATACAGAATGTTCAGCATCTTGTTTAGATATAAAAGATAATATATTATTTGTAGGAGATAATGTGGAAAGCCCTAAACCCTATTTAACATGTAATAATACAAAAAAATACATAGAGACATTAGAATATTATATAAAAATAAATGCTAATGTTATAATACCTGGACATGGGGATATAGCAAATAATGATTTAGTAAATAAAAATTTGTATTATATAAAAAGTATTAAAGAGATTTAA
- the alaS gene encoding alanine--tRNA ligase, with amino-acid sequence MEKMGLNQVREAYLKFFESKGHLRLPSFSVVPKNDKSLLLINAGMAPLKPYFTGLQTPPRKRVTTCQKCIRTGDIENVGKTSRHATFFEMLGNFSFGDYFKNEVIPWAWEFTTEVLKMPKDKLYVTIYLDDDEAYDIWTSKTDVDPKHIFRLGKEDNFWEHGVGPCGPCSEIHFYKDNGEIKSAEEFIEKSDSDRAVEFWNLVFTQFDKDEDGNYNRLEFPNIDTGMGLERMATIMQGVETIFEVDTIKSILDKVANLANTSYGEDSVKDMSLRIITDHVRSVSVMISDEVLPSNEGRGYVLRRLLRRAARHGRVLGIQGTFLHKIVESVVENSGDAYPELKEKQDYIKKVISIEEERFAETIDSGMEILKEYIQELEKENKKVLSGEKVFKLYDTYGFPLELTEEILEEKNITVDMDGFNKEMKVQRERARAARSESTYMGTDVKVIDTIPSEIETKFDGYKNLELQSQIKVIIKNDDFADCIKEGEKGIIVTEKTPFYAEMGGQIGDKGTISANGFVAKVENCKNNIGGKIIHFVEVVEGSINLGDEVLLEVDRRRRDNVSKNHSTTHLLHAALRKVLGDHVHQSGSYVDEDKLRFDFTHFEGVTQEELTRVEDLVNDVVSKVYEVETNEMTIEEARQSGAMALFDEKYGDKVRVVKMGNFSVELCGGTHISNIGKIGLFKIVSESGIAAGIRRIEAVTGAKALEFMKDKSNLLREVAEMLKCSEKDILNRLNQQNLELKEKEKEIVALKSKLASGSEDEILNNIKEIKGIKLAVTDLKDVDGEALRNLGDKIKNKLGSGVVVLGSEVEGKVQFMAMASKDVVSKGVHCGTIVREIAKIAGGGGGGRPDMAQAGGKLPEKLKEAMNAVENIMENLVK; translated from the coding sequence ATGGAAAAGATGGGATTGAATCAAGTTAGAGAAGCATATTTAAAATTTTTTGAAAGTAAGGGACATTTAAGACTTCCAAGTTTTTCAGTTGTACCGAAAAATGATAAAAGTCTTTTGCTTATAAATGCAGGTATGGCACCGCTTAAGCCATATTTTACAGGACTTCAAACTCCTCCGAGAAAGAGAGTTACAACTTGTCAAAAATGTATTAGAACTGGTGATATAGAAAACGTAGGTAAGACATCAAGACACGCTACATTTTTCGAAATGTTAGGAAACTTTTCTTTTGGAGATTATTTTAAAAATGAAGTTATACCTTGGGCATGGGAATTTACTACAGAAGTTTTAAAAATGCCTAAAGATAAACTATATGTAACAATTTACTTAGATGATGATGAAGCTTATGATATATGGACATCTAAAACAGATGTGGATCCTAAGCATATATTTAGATTAGGTAAAGAAGATAATTTCTGGGAACATGGTGTTGGACCATGTGGACCATGTTCTGAAATACATTTTTATAAAGATAATGGGGAAATAAAATCAGCAGAAGAATTCATAGAAAAATCTGATTCAGATAGGGCTGTTGAGTTTTGGAATCTTGTATTTACTCAATTTGATAAAGATGAAGATGGAAACTATAATAGATTAGAGTTCCCTAATATTGATACAGGTATGGGACTTGAAAGAATGGCAACTATAATGCAAGGTGTAGAAACTATTTTTGAAGTTGACACAATAAAAAGTATTTTAGATAAAGTTGCAAATCTTGCTAATACTTCATATGGAGAAGATAGTGTAAAAGATATGTCATTAAGAATCATAACTGATCATGTAAGAAGTGTTTCTGTTATGATAAGTGATGAGGTTCTTCCATCTAATGAAGGTAGGGGATACGTACTTAGAAGACTTTTAAGAAGAGCTGCAAGACATGGTAGAGTTTTAGGTATCCAAGGAACATTCCTACATAAAATAGTAGAGAGTGTTGTTGAAAATTCTGGAGATGCTTATCCTGAGTTGAAAGAAAAACAAGATTATATTAAAAAAGTTATTTCTATAGAAGAAGAAAGATTTGCAGAAACTATAGATTCTGGTATGGAAATACTAAAAGAATATATACAGGAATTAGAAAAAGAAAATAAAAAGGTATTATCAGGTGAAAAAGTATTTAAATTATATGATACTTATGGATTCCCACTTGAATTAACTGAAGAAATCCTTGAAGAAAAAAACATAACAGTAGACATGGATGGCTTCAATAAAGAAATGAAGGTTCAAAGAGAAAGAGCAAGAGCTGCAAGATCAGAAAGTACTTATATGGGAACAGATGTAAAAGTTATTGATACTATACCTTCCGAAATAGAAACAAAATTTGATGGATATAAGAACTTAGAATTACAATCACAAATAAAAGTTATTATAAAAAATGATGATTTTGCTGATTGTATAAAAGAAGGAGAAAAGGGAATAATAGTTACTGAAAAGACTCCTTTTTATGCTGAAATGGGAGGACAAATAGGAGATAAAGGTACTATTTCTGCTAATGGATTTGTTGCAAAAGTTGAAAACTGCAAAAATAATATAGGTGGAAAAATAATTCACTTTGTAGAAGTTGTAGAAGGAAGCATAAATTTAGGTGATGAAGTATTATTAGAAGTAGATAGAAGAAGAAGAGATAATGTAAGTAAAAATCATAGTACAACACACTTACTTCATGCAGCACTTCGTAAAGTTTTAGGTGATCATGTACATCAATCAGGTTCTTATGTAGATGAAGATAAGTTAAGATTTGACTTTACACATTTTGAAGGTGTAACACAAGAAGAATTAACTAGAGTAGAAGATTTAGTTAATGATGTTGTTTCAAAAGTGTATGAAGTTGAAACAAATGAAATGACTATTGAAGAAGCTAGACAAAGTGGAGCAATGGCTTTATTTGATGAAAAGTATGGTGACAAAGTAAGAGTAGTTAAAATGGGTAATTTTAGTGTAGAACTTTGTGGAGGAACTCATATTTCTAATATAGGTAAAATAGGATTATTCAAAATAGTATCAGAAAGTGGTATAGCTGCTGGTATTAGAAGAATTGAAGCAGTTACAGGAGCTAAAGCATTAGAATTTATGAAAGATAAATCTAATTTATTAAGAGAAGTTGCTGAGATGCTAAAATGTTCAGAAAAAGATATATTAAATAGATTAAATCAACAAAACTTAGAATTAAAAGAAAAAGAAAAAGAAATAGTAGCGCTTAAATCAAAGCTTGCAAGTGGCTCAGAAGATGAAATATTAAATAATATAAAAGAAATAAAGGGCATAAAGCTTGCTGTTACTGATCTTAAAGATGTTGATGGAGAAGCTCTTAGAAATTTAGGAGATAAAATAAAAAACAAACTAGGTAGTGGTGTGGTTGTACTTGGAAGTGAAGTAGAGGGAAAAGTACAATTTATGGCTATGGCTAGTAAAGATGTAGTTTCAAAAGGTGTTCATTGTGGAACAATAGTTAGAGAAATAGCTAAAATTGCCGGCGGTGGTGGCGGTGGAAGACCAGATATGGCTCAAGCGGGTGGAAAACTTCCAGAAAAATTAAAAGAGGCTATGAATGCAGTTGAAAATATTATGGAAAATTTAGTAAAATAG
- a CDS encoding DUF1292 domain-containing protein, producing MENDFSTIVLKDEEGKEVEFEVIMKFDIEDKEYVIVTLAEEEADAIAFRIDKDENGENIFVTIDDDDEFQMVCEAYETLSLES from the coding sequence ATGGAAAATGATTTCAGCACAATAGTTTTAAAAGATGAAGAAGGTAAAGAAGTAGAATTTGAAGTTATAATGAAATTTGATATTGAAGATAAAGAATATGTAATTGTAACTCTTGCAGAAGAGGAAGCTGATGCTATTGCTTTTAGAATAGATAAAGATGAAAATGGAGAAAATATATTTGTTACTATAGATGATGATGATGAGTTCCAAATGGTATGTGAAGCATATGAGACATTAAGCTTAGAAAGCTAA
- a CDS encoding IreB family regulatory phosphoprotein yields the protein MSINENTMEFDIQKNKDDLTRNILTQVNDSLKEKGYNPINQLVGYLISGDPTYITNYNGARALIRKLERDEILEEVLKAYLSIK from the coding sequence ATGAGCATTAATGAGAATACAATGGAATTTGATATCCAAAAAAACAAAGATGATTTAACAAGAAATATTTTGACACAAGTCAATGATTCATTAAAAGAAAAAGGATATAATCCTATTAATCAGCTAGTTGGTTATTTAATCTCTGGTGATCCTACTTATATAACAAATTATAATGGAGCAAGAGCATTAATTAGAAAATTAGAAAGAGACGAAATTCTCGAAGAGGTTTTAAAAGCCTACTTATCAATTAAATAA
- a CDS encoding Fur family transcriptional regulator: MSKTSPMQIEKLKEELKLKGYKLTPQRRAIVNIVIQNKGSHLTAEELYDLVKDECPEIGLATVYRTIQLLEDIGIVCKFNLDDGCNRYELVDEDEIHQHHHLICRECGKVIEVEEDLLDSIEKNVEKQYKFRIENHSLKFIGICHECLEK; the protein is encoded by the coding sequence ATGTCAAAAACATCTCCAATGCAAATTGAGAAATTAAAAGAGGAATTGAAGTTAAAAGGATATAAATTAACTCCACAAAGAAGGGCTATAGTAAATATTGTTATACAAAATAAAGGAAGTCATCTTACTGCAGAAGAATTATATGATCTTGTAAAGGATGAGTGTCCTGAAATTGGATTAGCAACGGTGTATAGAACTATTCAGTTGTTGGAGGACATTGGCATAGTATGTAAATTTAATTTAGATGATGGTTGTAATAGATATGAATTAGTTGATGAAGATGAAATACATCAACACCATCATTTAATATGTAGAGAATGCGGTAAAGTTATAGAAGTAGAAGAAGACTTATTGGATTCTATAGAAAAGAATGTTGAAAAGCAGTATAAGTTTAGGATAGAAAATCATAGTCTTAAATTTATTGGAATTTGCCATGAATGTTTAGAAAAATAA
- a CDS encoding replication-associated recombination protein A has protein sequence MDLFDLALKKSTTNKPLAERMRPKNLNEFFGQQHIIGKGKLLRRLIETDNLTSIILYGPPGVGKTTLAHIISLETKSEFVKLNATSAGVKEIREYIKKAEEVLKFYGKRTIFFIDEIHSLKKGSQQDALLEAIEKGIVILIGATTENPYFEINRALLSRSKIFQLESLKENEIVEVLQMALKDSTRGYGNLKINIDEEVLKIVAQLSGGDARGSLNTLELAILSTPRNSDGSIAINKEIIKECIQKPMVNYDSTGDNHYDIVSAFIKSIRGSNPDAALYWFGRMVVGGEDPRFIVRRLIVHASEDIGMKDPNAMNIAHAAWNALETVGMPEARIPIAEAIIYLATAPKSNAVLVAVDKAIEDAKNNQYRVPSHLRDTHYKGSNELGSVGYKYPHDYPGNYVKQQYFPEEMNEKKYYKEK, from the coding sequence ATGGATTTATTTGATCTTGCATTAAAAAAAAGTACTACAAATAAACCTTTGGCAGAAAGAATGAGGCCTAAAAATTTAAATGAATTCTTTGGTCAACAACACATAATTGGTAAAGGAAAACTTTTAAGAAGACTTATAGAAACGGATAATTTAACTTCAATAATTTTATATGGACCTCCAGGAGTAGGAAAGACGACTTTAGCTCATATTATATCTTTGGAGACTAAAAGTGAGTTTGTAAAGTTAAATGCTACATCTGCTGGAGTTAAAGAGATAAGAGAATACATAAAAAAAGCTGAAGAGGTCTTAAAATTTTATGGTAAAAGAACAATATTTTTTATTGATGAAATACATTCTTTAAAAAAAGGTTCTCAACAAGATGCACTTTTAGAAGCTATAGAAAAGGGTATTGTTATATTAATTGGAGCTACAACAGAAAATCCGTATTTTGAAATTAATAGAGCGCTTCTTAGTAGATCTAAGATATTTCAATTAGAAAGTCTTAAAGAAAATGAGATAGTTGAAGTATTGCAAATGGCATTAAAAGATTCTACAAGAGGATATGGAAATTTAAAAATAAATATTGATGAAGAGGTACTAAAGATTGTAGCACAGCTTTCAGGAGGAGATGCTAGAGGTAGTTTAAATACGTTAGAACTTGCTATATTATCTACTCCAAGAAATAGTGATGGAAGTATAGCTATAAATAAAGAAATAATAAAAGAATGTATTCAAAAGCCTATGGTGAACTATGATTCTACTGGAGATAATCATTATGATATTGTATCGGCTTTTATAAAAAGTATAAGAGGTTCTAATCCCGATGCTGCTCTTTACTGGTTTGGAAGGATGGTTGTTGGAGGAGAAGATCCTAGATTTATTGTTAGACGACTTATTGTTCATGCATCAGAGGATATAGGAATGAAGGATCCTAATGCTATGAATATAGCTCATGCTGCATGGAATGCACTTGAAACAGTTGGAATGCCTGAGGCTAGAATACCTATAGCTGAAGCCATTATATATCTTGCAACAGCACCCAAGTCTAATGCAGTTTTAGTTGCTGTGGATAAAGCTATTGAAGATGCTAAAAATAATCAGTATAGAGTACCAAGTCATTTGAGAGATACACATTATAAAGGCTCAAATGAACTTGGGAGTGTTGGATATAAATATCCGCACGATTATCCAGGAAATTATGTTAAACAGCAATATTTTCCCGAAGAAATGAATGAAAAAAAGTACTATAAAGAAAAATAG
- the ruvX gene encoding Holliday junction resolvase RuvX, which produces MRILGLDVGNKTIGVAVSDPLGFTAQGITTIHRKEIEKDIEEIEKICHEYKIELIISGLPKNMNGTIGEQGEKVLEFCDVLKDKLDISIKMWDERLTTVAAHRAMLEANLSRAKRKKIVDKIAATYILQGYLDSI; this is translated from the coding sequence ATGAGAATATTGGGTTTGGACGTTGGAAATAAAACAATCGGAGTAGCAGTTAGTGATCCACTAGGATTTACAGCACAAGGAATTACAACAATTCATAGAAAAGAAATAGAAAAAGATATAGAAGAAATAGAAAAAATATGTCATGAGTATAAAATAGAACTTATAATTTCTGGACTTCCTAAAAATATGAATGGAACAATAGGAGAACAAGGAGAAAAGGTACTTGAATTTTGTGATGTGTTAAAAGATAAATTGGATATCTCTATAAAGATGTGGGATGAACGACTTACTACAGTTGCAGCTCATAGAGCTATGCTTGAAGCAAACTTATCTAGAGCTAAAAGAAAAAAAATAGTTGATAAAATTGCTGCGACGTATATATTACAAGGATATTTAGATAGTATATAA
- the nifU gene encoding Fe-S cluster assembly scaffold protein NifU, whose protein sequence is MYSEKVMDHFRNPRNVGEIANPSGVGEVGNPQCGDIMKIYLEVEDNIIKDVKFKTFGCGSAIASSSMATELVKGKTLEDAWKLTNKAVAEALEGLPPVKMHCSVLAEEAIHTAINDYRVKQGFEPWEMKVHSDHIHDEVHGK, encoded by the coding sequence ATGTATAGTGAAAAAGTAATGGATCATTTTAGAAATCCTAGAAATGTTGGAGAAATAGCAAATCCAAGTGGAGTTGGAGAAGTTGGTAATCCACAATGTGGAGATATAATGAAAATATATTTAGAAGTTGAAGATAACATAATAAAAGATGTAAAATTTAAAACATTTGGATGTGGATCTGCTATAGCATCATCAAGTATGGCAACAGAGCTTGTAAAAGGAAAAACTTTAGAGGATGCGTGGAAGTTAACTAATAAAGCGGTTGCAGAAGCTTTAGAAGGACTTCCACCAGTTAAAATGCATTGTTCTGTTCTTGCAGAAGAAGCAATTCATACAGCTATAAATGATTATAGAGTTAAACAAGGATTTGAACCTTGGGAAATGAAAGTACATTCAGATCACATTCACGATGAAGTACATGGAAAATAA